The genome window ATGCTTTGTAATACTTTTAATTCGATGGGTAAACCGTGGCAATCCCAACCAGGCACATAACGAACTTTATGCCCTTGTAATAGTTTATATTTATTGATAATATCTTTTAGAACTTTGTTTAAGGCATGACCCATGTGTAAGTCACCGTTGGCATAAGGGGGGCCGTCATGGAGGACAAATAATTCTTTGGGGTTATTTTCGGCTAGATTTTCATATATTTTATTTTCTGCCCAAAATTTTTGCAATTCTGGCTCTTTTTGTACCGCATTAGCTCTCATATTAAAGCTAGTTTGGGGCAAATTTACGGTATCTTTATAATTTTTAGGTTCACTCATGGATAAGAGAGATTAATTAATATAACTTTTTACATTCTGCTATTGTATTGCGAATAGGTGTTGTATCTCAATGTCAAAATTGACGAAGAAAGACTTAATCGAATTATTTTTAACTATAAAAAAAGAGGGATAATCCCTCTGTGATGAAAAAATTAATCAGCTTTGCTGTTATCTAAGTGGGAATTGCTTCTCCGGGGCGTAGTTTTGCCCATTTATTTTTTTCCTCTGTAAAGCTATCACAACCGACAACATCCCACTCAGTTTCTATATAGTCTTCACGGGTGCGAATATTGACGTTTATGGAAGGATTTTCTGGCTCAAAACTAGGATTGTTTGTTAAATGGGGTTGCTCATGTTGAGTTTCTACGGCATGATAAGTATTGCAACGATCAACGTAGTAACAGTTTACACAGATACACATAGGCTTTTTCTCCGACTGTCTCTACTTCCTAATCTAGCTTAATTTTAATAAGGTTGGTTATTTATTAATGTTTATTGCGGATTTTTTAAGACAAGTATTGCCTTTTGATTTGGATTTGTTGCCCCCTGATGCTTTTTTGGTGGGGGGAGTGGTTAGGGATGCTTTATTGCACAGGAGAAGGGATTATATTGATTTAGATTTTGTTTTACCCCATGGGGCTATTCAAACGGCGAAGTTTATTGCTAATAAGTATGGCGCTGGGTTTGTGGTGTTGGATGCGGGGCGGGAGATTGCTAGGGTGGTTTTTCCTTCGGCAACGGTGGATTTTGCTAGACAGGAGGGGGATTGTTTGGTGGATGATTTATATCGTCGTGATTTTTGTCTAAATGCGATCGCCCTTAACCTATATACTGAGGAAATAGTAGATCCCTTAGAAGGTCAAAAAGATTTAGAGAAAGGTATCATCAGAATGGTATCACCAAAAAACCTTGAAGATGACCCCCTCAGAATTTTAAGGGCTTATCGTCAAGCCTCCCAATTAGGTTTTAAAATTACCCCTGATACCCGTAAAACTTTGCAAAAATTAGCCCCTCTTCTGTCTCGGGTAGCGGCGGAAAGGGTAAAGAGTGAATTAGACTATCTCTTACAATCGAAGAATGGTTGTCATTGGTTACAATTGGCTTATGAAGATAATATATTATCCCATTGGTTAGCAAATATTACCTCAGAAAGTATTGTTAATTTATTGAAAATAGATCTAATTTTAAGTAATCTTGCACAAAAATATACCCCATTTCAAAATCTATCTTCAGAGTTTTTAGGATTAGCAAAATTATCTTGTTTAACTTCTAATGTTCCTGAATTAGTTCAAGAGGAATTAATTAATTTAAAGTGTTCTAAAAATGAGATTAAAACGGTAACTACTATTATTAAATATCTTCCTAAGTTACTTAATTTTAATTTTAATACTACCCTTAGAGAACAGTATTTTTTCTTTCTTCATGTTGGTGATACTTTTCCTTTAATAGCTTTTAGGGCAATAGCTTCTAACCCTGAAAATAAATCGACAATATATCAATTAACAGAGCGTTATTTCAACCAAAATGATTTAGTAGCCCATCCTCAATCATTGATTACAGGAAATGATCTTATAAATGAACTAAATTTTAAACCAAGTCCATTAATAAAAGAAATATTAATAGAAGTACAAATTGCCCATTTAGAAAACAAAATTAATAATAAACAAGAAGCCCTTATTTTTGCTCAAAAATATTGTAATGAAAATCTCTAATTATTTACCCATATTAGTCATATATCTAACAAGGGGCTTAAGCCCCTTGCCTTGTCATCACTCCCTCTTTCTTGTCTCTTATTCATCTGATTAATTCATCTTTTCATGAAGCCTTGCGTAGTGATTATTGATTTTGTGAAACCAAATAAAGGACAATAGAAAAATATTAAATCTTAAAAAAATGATACCTATGAAGTCAAAAAAAATAGATAATTTACCTTTAAAAGCTATTTTAGAAGATACCCTAACTATTTTCTGGGCTGAATGGTTAGATTTACGGGCAAGAATGGCTCAAATTGCCTCTACGGGGTTAATTTCACCGTTAATATATGTCCTTGCTTTTGGCTTGGGTTTGGGCAATACCATTGATAGGGTTAGCACTCCTGCGGTGGGGGATAATTATTTAGAGTTTATTTTGCCTGGGATGGTGGCGCTATCTTCCATGACGATTAGTTTTGGGGGGACTACTTTTTCCATATGTGGCGATCGCCTTTTTAGCAAAACTTTTGACGAGTTGTTATTATTACCAGTACATCCCCTTGCTTTACATTTAGGAAAAGTGTTGGCAGGAATTGTGAGGGGGTTAATGACGGCATTTTCTGTGATACTGGTGGCAATTCTGTTTACAGGGAAGGTTTTCAGTTTTATTAATCCCCTGTTTATTTTAGTTGTAATCCTCAATTGTGCTGTTTTTGCTGGAATTGGGGTAATTATCGGTTTAAGGGTCAAATCCCTTGAATCTGTGGGGCTTTACAACAACTTTTTGATCGTGCCGATGTCCTTTTTAGGAGGTACCTTTTTCTCCCCAGAAAGCCTACCGATGGTTTTAAAGGTGATTGTTTATTTACTACCCCTAACCTACACTACCACTGCTTTAAGAGCGGCGGCTTATCAACCCATCAGCGTTTTTCCTTGGTATAGTATTCCTATACTATTAGTAATTGCGATCGCACTGGCTTTTGTGGGTGCTTATCAATTTTCCCATCAACAAGAATAACTAGAGATTAGGTAGTAGGATTTAGGGGTTAGGTATTAGGTTTAATACGCACCGCCGTAAAAGCTGAAGCCTTAGCGGTTAAAAATGATTTTTAAAAAGTAAAGTACCTTTACCCTGTTGCATGGGTAAGGTATTGATGATATTTTCTTGGGCGCAATATTCCAAATCATCCACGAGATTAAGTCTCACTAATCTTTGTCCATGACTGGCGAGGGAGAATAATTTTACTAAATCATGTTGCCATTGTTGATAAAGTGCGATCGCACTAATAACCTCATCATTACCAATCATATCTATATCATAGTTGGAAATGAGCCTGGAGGCGATCTCTCCTGCGCAGATAGTATCCTCAAGGGAATAACCCCCCTCCCAACCTGAGCCCACCAACCAGACATTTTCGGGTTTTGTTTGCTCCAAAAAATCAACTACCGCCCCAAAATTAATCATCGCCCCAGTGACTACCACCTCAGCATTTTGCACCCTCTGCAAAGCCCTAGTGCCATTAGTTGTGCTAATAAACAACTGCTTATCCTTTACCACTTCAGGGGTACAATCAAGGGGAGAATTACCCATATCACAAGACTCAACCTTTTTTCCTCCTCTTTCCCCTAATCTTAACCTTTTCTCAGAAGACAAAGACTCACTCTGTGCTAATAATAAATCAATATCACTAAAAGCCCTTACCGACTCCGCCCCTGCATCTATCGCCGTCGCCATGGTAGTAGTG of Cyanobacterium sp. HL-69 contains these proteins:
- the cca-2 gene encoding tRNA nucleotidyltransferase (CCA-adding enzyme); amino-acid sequence: MFIADFLRQVLPFDLDLLPPDAFLVGGVVRDALLHRRRDYIDLDFVLPHGAIQTAKFIANKYGAGFVVLDAGREIARVVFPSATVDFARQEGDCLVDDLYRRDFCLNAIALNLYTEEIVDPLEGQKDLEKGIIRMVSPKNLEDDPLRILRAYRQASQLGFKITPDTRKTLQKLAPLLSRVAAERVKSELDYLLQSKNGCHWLQLAYEDNILSHWLANITSESIVNLLKIDLILSNLAQKYTPFQNLSSEFLGLAKLSCLTSNVPELVQEELINLKCSKNEIKTVTTIIKYLPKLLNFNFNTTLREQYFFFLHVGDTFPLIAFRAIASNPENKSTIYQLTERYFNQNDLVAHPQSLITGNDLINELNFKPSPLIKEILIEVQIAHLENKINNKQEALIFAQKYCNENL
- a CDS encoding ABC-type multidrug transport system, permease component, producing the protein MIPMKSKKIDNLPLKAILEDTLTIFWAEWLDLRARMAQIASTGLISPLIYVLAFGLGLGNTIDRVSTPAVGDNYLEFILPGMVALSSMTISFGGTTFSICGDRLFSKTFDELLLLPVHPLALHLGKVLAGIVRGLMTAFSVILVAILFTGKVFSFINPLFILVVILNCAVFAGIGVIIGLRVKSLESVGLYNNFLIVPMSFLGGTFFSPESLPMVLKVIVYLLPLTYTTTALRAAAYQPISVFPWYSIPILLVIAIALAFVGAYQFSHQQE
- the comB gene encoding 2-phosphosulfolactate phosphatase ComB → MKISVYHTPESTPENQVPDCAVVIDVLRATTTMATAIDAGAESVRAFSDIDLLLAQSESLSSEKRLRLGERGGKKVESCDMGNSPLDCTPEVVKDKQLFISTTNGTRALQRVQNAEVVVTGAMINFGAVVDFLEQTKPENVWLVGSGWEGGYSLEDTICAGEIASRLISNYDIDMIGNDEVISAIALYQQWQHDLVKLFSLASHGQRLVRLNLVDDLEYCAQENIINTLPMQQGKGTLLFKNHF